Proteins encoded within one genomic window of Enterococcus haemoperoxidus ATCC BAA-382:
- a CDS encoding C45 family autoproteolytic acyltransferase/hydolase, producing MIHRYIEVTGSAFERGVKIGEVLKMQIETNLSSQKLFYKDSTEIITKWLEKAQVYLDYTEKFAPDVAAEMRGVAKGSGVDFQEILYLYTVYERSFFDELISDKCTSFAAKGNATFDGSVICGQTNDERLDEYRSEVDCVVHHHDSESDFESLIYSHPGIPAYMGMNNYGLAVMWTYIDNGQRKEGVPTAGIIRELLNKKSLKEAREYLYSVPHAVPNQFSLSHTTEGIASFECFPNKIYEHEPADVMIHANHNSIALEEPEEGGSKTSHSRFEAMEAIVSENYGIIDAELGKQFLANHRNFPKSVCNHPSPEHPLSKSLASMVFDLGKGEMHLAFGNACEQPFYTYRFKQWFG from the coding sequence ATGATTCATCGCTATATAGAAGTAACAGGCTCAGCATTTGAACGTGGGGTCAAAATCGGCGAAGTGCTAAAAATGCAGATCGAAACAAACTTATCTAGTCAAAAATTATTTTATAAAGATTCAACTGAAATCATTACCAAATGGTTGGAAAAAGCGCAGGTATATCTTGACTATACAGAAAAATTTGCACCAGATGTGGCTGCTGAAATGCGGGGTGTTGCGAAAGGAAGCGGTGTGGATTTTCAAGAAATTTTGTATTTGTATACTGTTTATGAACGATCATTTTTTGACGAATTGATCAGTGACAAATGTACCTCATTTGCAGCGAAAGGAAATGCTACTTTTGACGGGTCCGTGATATGTGGTCAAACGAATGATGAACGTCTTGATGAATACCGTTCTGAGGTCGATTGTGTTGTACATCATCACGATAGTGAATCTGATTTTGAATCATTGATTTATAGTCATCCAGGTATTCCCGCTTATATGGGCATGAATAATTATGGCTTAGCTGTGATGTGGACGTATATCGATAATGGTCAGCGCAAAGAGGGCGTTCCTACAGCTGGAATTATTAGAGAGCTACTTAATAAAAAAAGCTTAAAAGAAGCACGCGAGTATCTTTACAGTGTTCCTCATGCAGTGCCAAATCAGTTTAGTTTATCTCATACAACTGAAGGGATCGCAAGTTTTGAATGTTTTCCAAATAAGATTTATGAGCATGAGCCAGCAGATGTGATGATCCATGCGAATCATAATAGTATTGCGTTAGAGGAACCAGAAGAAGGTGGTTCTAAAACATCTCATTCTCGTTTTGAAGCGATGGAAGCGATCGTTAGTGAAAATTATGGTATTATCGATGCGGAGCTAGGGAAACAGTTTTTAGCAAATCATCGTAATTTTCCAAAAAGCGTCTGTAATCATCCATCACCAGAACACCCACTATCAAAATCATTGGCATCGATGGTCTTTGATTTAGGCAAAGGTGAGATGCATTTAGCTTTTGGGAATGCTTGTGAGCAGCCGTTTTATACGTATCGATTCAAGCAATGGTTTGGATAA
- a CDS encoding zinc-binding alcohol dehydrogenase family protein yields MNENKQMKAVGFFEGLPIKNEASFMDEYKTIPLPGPQDILVKVKAVSINPVDTKLRQAAKKQTQLTVLGFDGVGEVVSVGENVSKFTTGDRVFYAGTTKRAGSNQEFQLVNEGIAALAPKNLSDEEAAALPLTSLTAYELLFDKFGLIPKENANQGKTILVINGAGGVGSILNQLAHWAGLTVYATASPANFDWLKKLGVDYPIDYHQDLKQSLEKLGIHTVDYAAVLFNILPYFNDISELIAPFGHIGTIVGLDGNLDISQLKNRSVSFDWEYMFAKTDFNDQIETQGAALSLIAQLAEAGKIVATVGKAYTDGINAANLKKATEDVESGHMRGKVIVSGLFNGQPE; encoded by the coding sequence ATGAATGAAAACAAACAAATGAAAGCAGTCGGTTTTTTTGAAGGTTTACCAATTAAAAATGAAGCAAGTTTTATGGACGAGTACAAAACGATTCCACTACCAGGTCCTCAAGATATTCTTGTGAAAGTCAAAGCTGTTTCCATAAATCCCGTCGATACGAAATTAAGACAAGCGGCAAAAAAACAAACACAATTAACGGTCTTGGGATTTGATGGTGTTGGAGAAGTCGTCTCTGTCGGTGAAAATGTTAGTAAATTTACTACTGGTGATCGTGTTTTTTATGCTGGAACAACAAAACGTGCGGGCAGTAATCAAGAATTTCAACTAGTCAACGAAGGAATTGCCGCCTTAGCTCCTAAAAATTTAAGTGATGAAGAAGCGGCGGCCTTGCCATTAACATCATTGACAGCATACGAGTTATTGTTTGATAAATTCGGACTGATTCCAAAAGAGAATGCGAATCAAGGGAAAACGATTTTAGTGATCAATGGAGCAGGTGGTGTTGGATCGATTTTAAATCAGCTTGCTCATTGGGCCGGGCTAACGGTGTACGCTACAGCGAGTCCCGCAAATTTTGACTGGTTAAAAAAACTTGGTGTAGATTACCCAATCGATTATCATCAAGATCTCAAACAAAGCTTAGAAAAATTAGGGATTCACACAGTCGATTATGCGGCGGTTTTATTCAATATCCTTCCATATTTTAACGATATCTCTGAACTGATCGCCCCTTTTGGACATATTGGAACGATCGTTGGTTTAGATGGGAATTTAGATATCAGTCAACTGAAAAATAGGTCTGTCAGCTTTGACTGGGAGTATATGTTTGCTAAAACAGATTTTAATGATCAAATTGAAACACAAGGAGCAGCACTATCCTTGATCGCTCAACTTGCAGAAGCTGGAAAGATAGTAGCAACGGTGGGTAAGGCTTATACCGATGGAATTAATGCAGCGAATTTGAAAAAAGCGACAGAAGATGTTGAATCAGGTCATATGAGAGGGAAAGTCATAGTAAGTGGACTATTTAATGGACAGCCGGAATAA
- a CDS encoding peptide ABC transporter substrate-binding protein, whose amino-acid sequence MRNTRLGYLLAATSCIILLGGCGSGKEKTGEMSQKSTNNGQTFSVVAKQEIPSIDASVTNDVVGWGVLKNTGEGLFRADKKGKLIPAGAVEMPKVSEDGLTYTFKLREDAVWSNGDPVIAKDYVYGWQRTVEPKTASEVAYLFESIKNYQAIMDGKTPAEELAVKALSDHELEVTLESPVPYMESLLSLPPFFPQNEKIINESGEKYASSSEHMVYNGPFVLSDFEGAGTDTKWAYVKNDTYWDQANVTMEKINFDVVKEDATALNLFQDGQTDDIVVTGELAQQMVDDPAFFSQDMSNATYVEYNQTKKEFQNENLRKAISYALDRQTLVDQVLGDGSIAATGLVPKNMSFNPETEADFVKNSGNHLKYNPEKAKEYWGKAKTELGIDTLKINLLSSDADSAKKVVEYMQGAIQGTLTGVTVEVSSVPLSVRLERGNKGDFDMILVGWGAEYNDPSVFLELFASDNINNSGKYTNKEFDKYLKASATTNAGDPKARWNDLIEAENILMDTMGVCPVYQKAEAHLRNPKVKGIVPSGPEYDYKWTSIEK is encoded by the coding sequence ATGAGAAATACAAGATTAGGGTATTTACTAGCTGCCACAAGCTGCATCATTTTGCTTGGCGGATGTGGTTCTGGTAAAGAAAAGACTGGCGAAATGAGTCAAAAATCAACAAACAACGGACAAACATTTTCAGTTGTTGCAAAACAAGAAATTCCATCGATCGATGCATCTGTCACAAATGATGTTGTCGGTTGGGGTGTACTGAAAAATACAGGTGAAGGATTGTTCCGTGCAGATAAAAAAGGGAAATTGATTCCAGCAGGTGCTGTGGAAATGCCAAAAGTCAGTGAAGATGGGTTGACTTATACGTTTAAATTACGCGAAGATGCCGTTTGGTCAAATGGCGATCCTGTTATTGCAAAAGATTATGTATATGGATGGCAACGGACAGTCGAGCCAAAGACTGCTTCAGAAGTGGCTTACCTATTTGAATCAATCAAAAATTATCAAGCAATCATGGATGGGAAGACACCAGCAGAAGAATTAGCCGTAAAAGCATTGAGTGATCATGAATTAGAAGTGACGCTTGAATCACCTGTACCCTATATGGAATCCTTATTGTCATTACCACCATTTTTCCCACAAAATGAAAAAATCATCAACGAAAGCGGCGAAAAATATGCCAGTTCAAGTGAGCATATGGTTTATAATGGACCGTTTGTTTTAAGTGACTTTGAAGGGGCTGGGACTGATACAAAATGGGCGTATGTAAAAAATGATACCTATTGGGATCAAGCCAATGTGACGATGGAAAAAATCAATTTTGATGTAGTAAAAGAAGATGCGACGGCATTAAATCTATTTCAAGATGGGCAAACTGATGACATCGTTGTGACGGGTGAGTTGGCACAACAAATGGTAGATGATCCAGCATTTTTCTCGCAAGATATGTCAAATGCGACATATGTAGAATATAATCAAACAAAAAAAGAATTCCAAAATGAAAATCTCAGAAAAGCAATTTCCTACGCGTTAGATCGTCAAACTCTAGTAGATCAAGTCTTAGGAGATGGATCGATTGCAGCAACAGGTTTAGTACCGAAAAATATGTCATTCAACCCTGAAACGGAAGCTGATTTTGTAAAAAATTCAGGTAATCATTTGAAATACAATCCAGAAAAAGCCAAAGAATATTGGGGTAAAGCAAAAACTGAATTAGGAATCGACACTTTAAAAATCAATTTGCTTTCATCCGATGCTGATTCTGCAAAAAAAGTGGTAGAATACATGCAAGGAGCAATTCAAGGAACCTTGACAGGCGTGACAGTCGAAGTCTCATCAGTCCCCCTTTCTGTTCGTTTAGAACGTGGGAATAAAGGTGATTTTGATATGATTCTAGTTGGTTGGGGTGCAGAATACAACGATCCAAGCGTGTTCTTGGAATTATTTGCATCAGATAATATCAATAACAGCGGTAAATATACCAACAAAGAATTTGATAAATACTTGAAAGCTTCTGCTACAACAAATGCAGGTGATCCAAAAGCTCGTTGGAATGATTTGATTGAAGCGGAAAATATTTTAATGGATACGATGGGTGTTTGCCCAGTGTATCAAAAAGCAGAAGCGCATTTACGTAATCCAAAGGTCAAAGGGATAGTGCCGTCTGGCCCAGAATATGATTATAAATGGACATCCATTGAAAAGTAA